A genomic region of Candidatus Pseudomonas phytovorans contains the following coding sequences:
- a CDS encoding asparaginase — protein sequence MRAVKNLLVLYTGGTIGMLETPEGLAPAGGFEARMREHFAQVADAPQVHWTLQELNPLLDSANMQQHNWLAMRDAIVEAVDVAGHDGVLVLHGTDSLAYSAAALSFLLLGLPVPILLTGSMLPAGAPDSDAWPNLCGALNQFEQGLEDGVQLYFHGQLLHGCRASKLRSEAFDAFAALPRHRDSERAAAIPAELGFRHPRQPVNLAVMPVFPGLQAAHLQGVLDSGVQGLLLECYGSGTGPSDDQALLEVLRAARQRGVMLAAISQCPEGSVVFDTYAAGNRLRGAGLVSGGGMTREAALGKMVALLGAGLDVDAAEQWFALDLCGERA from the coding sequence ATGCGTGCAGTCAAGAATCTTCTCGTTCTCTATACCGGTGGCACCATCGGCATGCTCGAAACCCCGGAAGGCCTGGCGCCGGCCGGTGGCTTTGAAGCGCGGATGCGTGAACACTTCGCCCAGGTGGCCGATGCACCGCAGGTGCACTGGACCTTGCAGGAGCTGAACCCGCTGCTCGACAGCGCCAACATGCAGCAGCACAACTGGCTGGCAATGCGCGACGCCATCGTCGAAGCAGTGGATGTGGCTGGCCATGATGGCGTGCTGGTGCTGCATGGCACCGACAGCCTGGCCTACAGCGCGGCGGCCTTGTCGTTTCTGCTGCTGGGCTTGCCAGTGCCGATACTGCTGACCGGCTCGATGCTGCCGGCAGGCGCCCCGGACAGCGATGCCTGGCCCAACCTGTGTGGTGCGCTGAACCAGTTCGAACAAGGCCTGGAAGATGGCGTGCAGCTGTACTTCCATGGCCAGCTGCTGCATGGCTGCCGGGCCTCTAAACTGCGTAGCGAGGCGTTCGACGCCTTTGCCGCACTGCCGCGCCATCGTGACAGCGAACGTGCTGCGGCGATCCCGGCCGAGCTTGGTTTCAGACACCCGCGCCAGCCGGTCAATCTGGCAGTAATGCCGGTGTTCCCGGGCCTACAGGCCGCGCACCTGCAAGGGGTGCTGGACAGTGGCGTGCAAGGGTTGCTGCTTGAATGCTACGGCAGCGGCACCGGCCCGTCGGATGACCAAGCGTTGCTGGAGGTGCTGCGTGCGGCGCGCCAGCGCGGTGTGATGCTGGCGGCTATCAGCCAATGCCCTGAAGGGTCGGTTGTGTTCGATACCTACGCGGCGGGCAACCGCTTGCGCGGGGCCGGGCTGGTCAGTGGTGGTGGCATGACCCGTGAGGCGGCGCTGGGCAAGATGGTTGCGTTGCTGGGGGCCGGGCTGGATGTAGATGCAGCAGAACAGTGGTTTGCCCTGGATCTATGTGGGGAGCGGGCATAG
- the selB gene encoding selenocysteine-specific translation elongation factor — protein sequence MIVGTAGHIDHGKTALLQALTGQAGDQRQEERARGMTIDLGYRYAALAEGAPLTGFIDVPGHERFIHNMLAGAQGIDLVLLVVAADDGVMPQTREHLAIIELLGIPQALVAISKCDRVEPARVAEVQMQVSELLAPGPYAGAQQFPLSSISGEGIATLRQALLEAEAAVRQRSDGGGFRLAIDRAFAVTGAGVVVTGTALAGRVSAGDTLLLGKAGKPVRVRGLHAQNQAALVAEAGQRVALNITAERLAMEQVHRGDWLVPEWLHAPSMRVDIELNLLPGEPRRFEHFSAVHVHLGTQDVTARVALLEGESLAAGQHMFAQLLLNAPLQAVHGDRLVLRDQRAQRTLGGGKVLDPFAPSRQRRSDERLRQLQVLRDAKDLEQALPALLANAVGGIDPQRLERQFNRLRATWQLPEGVMVVATRQGHLLFAKDQWQALKQQVLQQLARFHEQEPDQLGPDRDRLRRFAALPLERPAFVSLLDELLNDGAIASSGPWLHLPEHKVQLSEADSVLWARLEPKLLAGQYDPPWVRTLASEEICAEADVRLLLRKLARLGLVHQVVRDLFYPEATLQRMAEQLLGQARETSVVQVAAFRDMLGIGRKRSVQILEYFDRIGLTRRVADQRHIRADSALAQQQARL from the coding sequence GTGATCGTCGGTACCGCCGGCCATATCGACCATGGCAAGACCGCACTGCTGCAGGCGTTGACCGGGCAGGCCGGCGACCAGCGCCAGGAGGAGCGTGCCCGCGGCATGACCATCGACCTGGGTTATCGCTACGCGGCGCTGGCCGAAGGTGCACCGCTGACCGGCTTTATCGATGTGCCCGGCCACGAGCGTTTTATCCACAACATGCTGGCCGGTGCCCAGGGTATCGACCTGGTGTTACTGGTGGTGGCGGCTGACGACGGGGTCATGCCACAGACCCGCGAGCACCTGGCGATCATCGAACTGCTGGGCATTCCTCAAGCGCTGGTGGCGATCAGTAAATGCGACCGGGTCGAGCCAGCACGCGTGGCTGAGGTTCAGATGCAAGTCAGCGAACTGCTGGCGCCAGGGCCGTATGCCGGGGCGCAGCAGTTTCCGTTGTCGAGCATCAGTGGGGAAGGCATCGCCACGCTGCGCCAGGCCTTGCTGGAGGCCGAAGCAGCGGTGCGCCAGCGCAGCGATGGCGGTGGTTTTCGCCTGGCCATCGACCGCGCTTTCGCGGTGACAGGTGCCGGCGTGGTGGTCACGGGCACGGCGCTGGCGGGGCGGGTCAGTGCTGGCGATACCTTGTTGCTGGGCAAGGCCGGCAAGCCGGTGCGGGTGCGTGGCCTGCATGCGCAGAACCAGGCCGCGCTGGTGGCTGAGGCGGGCCAGCGGGTGGCACTGAACATCACGGCCGAACGCCTGGCAATGGAGCAGGTGCATCGGGGTGACTGGCTGGTGCCCGAGTGGCTGCATGCACCCAGCATGCGGGTGGATATCGAGCTGAACCTGCTGCCGGGCGAGCCCCGCAGGTTTGAACATTTCAGCGCCGTGCACGTGCACCTCGGCACCCAGGATGTAACGGCCCGGGTGGCTTTGCTCGAAGGCGAGTCTTTGGCGGCGGGCCAGCACATGTTCGCCCAGTTGCTGCTCAATGCGCCGTTGCAGGCCGTGCACGGCGATCGCCTGGTGCTGCGTGACCAGCGTGCCCAGCGCACGTTGGGGGGCGGAAAGGTACTCGACCCGTTCGCGCCAAGCCGTCAGCGACGCAGCGATGAGCGCCTGCGCCAGTTACAGGTGCTACGAGATGCCAAGGACCTGGAGCAGGCCCTGCCGGCACTGCTCGCCAACGCCGTTGGTGGCATTGACCCACAGCGGCTTGAGCGGCAATTCAATCGCCTGCGCGCAACATGGCAGTTGCCGGAAGGGGTGATGGTGGTGGCCACACGGCAGGGCCATTTGTTGTTCGCCAAGGACCAATGGCAAGCGCTGAAGCAACAGGTGCTGCAGCAATTGGCGCGTTTCCATGAGCAGGAGCCAGACCAGCTCGGCCCGGACCGTGACCGCCTGCGCCGCTTTGCGGCATTGCCCCTGGAGCGGCCGGCGTTCGTCAGCTTGCTGGATGAACTGCTGAATGATGGCGCCATCGCCAGCAGCGGGCCATGGCTGCACCTGCCGGAGCACAAGGTACAGTTGAGCGAAGCCGATAGCGTGTTATGGGCGCGACTGGAGCCGAAGTTGCTGGCGGGGCAATACGACCCGCCCTGGGTCAGGACATTGGCCAGTGAGGAGATCTGTGCTGAAGCCGATGTGCGCCTGCTGCTGCGCAAGCTGGCCCGGCTGGGCCTGGTGCATCAGGTGGTACGTGACCTGTTCTACCCCGAGGCGACGCTACAGCGCATGGCAGAGCAACTGCTGGGCCAGGCCAGGGAAACGTCGGTAGTGCAGGTGGCCGCGTTTCGCGATATGTTGGGCATCGGTCGCAAGCGCAGTGTGCAGATTCTTGAATACTTCGACCGCATCGGCCTGACCCGGAGGGTCGCCGACCAGCGTCACATCCGCGCCGACAGCGCCTTGGCCCAGCAACAGGCCAGACTCTGA